One Deltaproteobacteria bacterium DNA window includes the following coding sequences:
- a CDS encoding HD domain-containing protein has protein sequence MPRQAHRLSIFSWSLDRAAFVAYLLGAVVPLLALALVLERWVLPALPDGAPRFGLIGLALSIAMLSAGSFLALRRVTWRTVATMRRDNERLAALLDAAGRLAEAPDPAAAGAAAVAAALRMAEARAAGLLAPAEGEPPKLLAAAGEAGCFDRLGAPLAALVTQALRDQRPALLGGRGGHTTAAAVPMPGAGVLAVVAADRHPLLSADAGALETLGTLASVAGRRAQLAQAQRNFFVHVTDLLVAALDAHLDVQSGHSRRVAELANRLGRSLALDEESRQRLHFAALLHDVGMLRIPPARLGDPKAYRQHPALGHRMLAPIQLWSEIAPLVLHHHEWFDGQGYPDGLAGEASPLEARIIGLCEAFDSMTSASSYKPALERAEAVRRIEAGSGTQFDPRVVAAFQALLTSGEL, from the coding sequence GTGCCGCGCCAGGCCCACCGCCTCTCGATCTTCTCGTGGTCGCTCGACCGGGCGGCCTTCGTCGCCTACCTGCTGGGCGCCGTGGTGCCGCTCCTGGCGCTGGCGCTCGTCCTCGAGCGCTGGGTGCTCCCGGCGCTGCCCGACGGAGCGCCGCGCTTCGGTCTGATCGGGCTCGCGCTCTCGATCGCGATGCTCTCGGCGGGCTCGTTCCTGGCGCTGCGGCGGGTCACCTGGCGCACCGTCGCCACGATGCGCCGCGACAACGAGCGACTGGCGGCGCTGCTCGACGCGGCCGGCCGGCTGGCCGAGGCGCCGGACCCGGCCGCGGCAGGCGCCGCCGCGGTGGCCGCCGCGCTGCGCATGGCCGAGGCGCGCGCCGCCGGCCTGCTCGCGCCCGCCGAAGGCGAGCCGCCCAAGCTGCTCGCAGCCGCGGGCGAGGCCGGCTGCTTCGATCGGCTCGGCGCACCGCTGGCTGCGCTCGTGACCCAGGCGCTTCGCGACCAGCGACCGGCCCTGCTCGGCGGGCGTGGCGGTCACACCACGGCCGCCGCGGTCCCGATGCCCGGCGCCGGCGTGCTGGCGGTGGTGGCCGCTGATCGACACCCCTTGCTGTCGGCCGACGCAGGGGCGCTCGAGACGCTCGGCACCCTGGCGTCGGTGGCGGGGCGGCGCGCCCAGCTCGCCCAGGCCCAGCGCAACTTCTTCGTGCACGTGACCGACCTGCTGGTGGCGGCGCTCGACGCCCACCTCGACGTCCAATCGGGCCACTCGCGGCGCGTCGCCGAGCTGGCGAACCGGCTCGGCCGCTCGCTCGCGCTCGACGAGGAGAGCCGCCAGCGGCTCCACTTCGCGGCGCTCCTGCACGACGTCGGCATGCTGCGCATCCCGCCGGCGCGGCTCGGCGACCCCAAGGCCTACCGCCAGCACCCGGCGCTCGGCCACCGCATGCTGGCGCCCATCCAGCTCTGGAGCGAGATCGCGCCGCTCGTCCTGCACCACCACGAGTGGTTCGACGGCCAGGGCTATCCCGACGGACTCGCCGGCGAGGCGAGTCCGCTCGAGGCCCGGATCATCGGCCTGTGCGAGGCCTTCGACAGCATGACCAGCGCCTCGAGCTACAAGCCCGCCCTCGAGCGCGCCGAGGCGGTACGCCGGATCGAGGCCGGCAGCGGCACCCAGTTCGACCCGCGCGTGGTTGCGGCCTTCCAGGCGCTCCTCACCAGCGGCGAGCTCTGA